A part of Aquibium oceanicum genomic DNA contains:
- a CDS encoding catalase translates to MAKSTKQSSSTTATIHDQKLVRGNGGELHQIAEGDTPVMTTAHGVPVSDDQNTLKAGPRGPSLIEDFHFREKIFHFDHERIPERVVHARGYGAHGYFETYESLAKYTRADIFQRAGEKTPAFVRFSTVAGSKGSFDLARDVRGFAVKLYTKEGNWDIVGNNIPVFFIQDAIKFPDLIHSVKAEPDRGFPQAQSAHDNFWDFISLTPESMNMIMWVMSDRAIPRSFRFMEGFGVHTFRFLNEKDESTFVKFHWKPKAGLQSVVWNEAVKINGADPDFHRRDLWDAIQAGDFPEWELRVQLFDQAFADGFDFDVLDPTKIIPEELLKPIPVGRLVLDRMPDNFFAETEQVAFMTQNVPPGVDFSNDPLLQGRNFSYLDTQIKRLGSTNFSHIPINAPKCPMHHFQQDGHMAMRNPVGRTNYQPNSFDDGPRESPRRGFRSFAEPLEGEKVRLRAESFADHYSQARQFFDSQTAPEQKHIAMALTFELSKVETPAIRERMVSHLLNIDEGLAEMVADKLGMKKLPKPADAAVTPRTDLDPSPALSIIQNGPDSFAGRKVGVLVSPGADAALLKKLQAALQKEGAMMEVVAPRVGGVEAADGSWIEAKHMIDGGPSVLFDAVALILSEEGAEHLTGEAAARDFVADAFAHCKFIGITAHAAPLLQKAGVEPDADEGMIDIGDGQKAIDGFIASCRKLRLWSREMAVKL, encoded by the coding sequence ATGGCCAAGTCCACCAAACAGTCGTCCAGCACGACCGCGACGATCCACGACCAGAAACTCGTGCGCGGCAATGGCGGCGAACTGCACCAGATCGCCGAGGGCGATACGCCCGTCATGACCACGGCGCACGGCGTGCCCGTGTCAGACGACCAGAACACGCTGAAGGCCGGCCCGCGTGGCCCGAGCCTGATCGAGGACTTCCACTTCCGCGAGAAGATCTTCCATTTCGACCACGAACGCATCCCCGAGCGCGTGGTGCATGCGCGCGGCTACGGCGCGCACGGTTATTTCGAGACCTACGAGTCGCTCGCCAAATACACCCGCGCCGACATTTTCCAGCGCGCCGGCGAGAAGACCCCGGCCTTCGTGCGCTTTTCCACCGTCGCCGGCTCCAAGGGCTCGTTCGACCTCGCCCGCGACGTGCGCGGCTTCGCGGTCAAGCTCTACACCAAGGAAGGCAACTGGGACATCGTCGGCAACAACATCCCGGTCTTCTTCATCCAGGACGCGATCAAGTTCCCCGACTTGATCCACTCCGTGAAGGCCGAGCCGGACCGCGGCTTCCCGCAGGCTCAGTCGGCGCACGACAATTTCTGGGACTTCATCTCGCTGACCCCCGAATCCATGAACATGATCATGTGGGTCATGTCCGACCGCGCCATCCCGCGCTCCTTCCGCTTCATGGAAGGGTTCGGCGTCCACACCTTCCGCTTCCTGAACGAGAAGGACGAGTCGACCTTCGTCAAATTCCACTGGAAGCCCAAGGCCGGGCTCCAGTCCGTCGTGTGGAACGAGGCCGTGAAGATCAATGGCGCCGATCCCGACTTCCACCGCCGAGACCTGTGGGACGCGATCCAGGCGGGCGATTTCCCCGAATGGGAACTGCGCGTACAGCTCTTCGACCAGGCCTTCGCCGACGGCTTCGATTTCGACGTGCTCGACCCGACCAAGATCATCCCCGAGGAACTGCTGAAGCCGATCCCCGTCGGCCGGCTGGTGCTCGACCGCATGCCCGACAACTTCTTCGCCGAGACCGAGCAGGTCGCGTTCATGACGCAGAACGTGCCGCCCGGGGTCGACTTCTCCAACGACCCGCTGCTGCAGGGCCGCAACTTCTCCTACCTCGACACCCAGATCAAACGGCTGGGCTCGACCAACTTCAGCCATATCCCGATCAACGCGCCGAAGTGCCCGATGCACCACTTCCAGCAGGACGGGCACATGGCGATGCGCAACCCCGTCGGGCGCACCAACTATCAGCCGAACTCGTTCGACGACGGCCCGCGCGAATCGCCCCGTCGCGGCTTCCGCTCCTTCGCCGAGCCGCTCGAGGGCGAGAAGGTGCGCCTGCGGGCGGAGAGTTTTGCCGATCACTACAGCCAGGCGCGGCAGTTCTTCGACAGCCAGACCGCGCCGGAGCAGAAGCACATCGCCATGGCCCTGACCTTCGAACTCTCCAAGGTCGAGACCCCGGCGATCCGCGAGCGCATGGTCTCGCATCTCCTCAACATCGACGAGGGACTGGCCGAGATGGTTGCCGACAAGCTCGGCATGAAGAAGCTGCCCAAGCCGGCCGACGCTGCGGTGACGCCGCGCACCGATCTCGACCCGTCCCCGGCGCTCTCGATCATCCAGAACGGCCCCGACAGCTTTGCCGGCCGCAAGGTCGGCGTCCTGGTCAGCCCCGGCGCCGACGCCGCGCTCCTGAAGAAGCTTCAGGCCGCGCTCCAGAAGGAAGGCGCGATGATGGAGGTCGTGGCGCCCAGGGTCGGCGGCGTCGAGGCGGCCGACGGCAGCTGGATCGAGGCCAAGCACATGATCGACGGCGGGCCGTCGGTCCTGTTCGACGCCGTGGCGCTGATCCTGTCGGAGGAGGGAGCCGAGCACCTGACGGGCGAGGCCGCCGCGCGCGATTTCGTTGCCGACGCCTTTGCCCACTGCAAGTTCATCGGCATCACCGCCCACGCCGCGCCGCTGCTTCAGAAGGCAGGCGTGGAGCCGGACGCCGACGAAGGAATGATCGACATCGGCGACGGCCAGAAGGCGATCGACGGTTTCATCGCCTCCTGCCGCAAACTGCGTCTCTGGAGCCGCGAGATGGCGGTCAAGCTGTAG
- a CDS encoding acyl-CoA dehydrogenase family protein — MQFTSEHQDLRRTVAKFVETELDPYVDEWEAAEEFPSHEVFKKLGDLGLLGIKYDPDYGGLGLDFSYSMVMAEELGLCACGGVPMAIGVHTDMCTPALNRFGSDHVKKNFLAPSIAGDFVGCVGISEPGAGSDVAGTKTVARRDGDDYVISGTKMWITNGMKADWCCLLANTSDGQPHKNKSLICVPMDARGITRQKIHKIGMNSSDTAQLFFDEVRVPAANLIGQEGMGFTYQMLQFQEERLYLTASSIKAFDRLIDLTIEYTSERNAFGKSILDNQVVHFRLAELRTEVEALRALAWSAVEQYVAGSDVTKLASMAKLKTGRLAREISDACLQYWGGMGFTADNPISRAYRDTRLVSIGGGADEIMLGIICKLEGTLPGTGNRARKTD, encoded by the coding sequence ATACAGTTCACGTCCGAACACCAGGATCTGCGCCGCACGGTGGCGAAATTCGTCGAGACCGAACTCGATCCATACGTGGACGAATGGGAGGCGGCGGAGGAGTTTCCCTCGCACGAGGTCTTCAAGAAGCTCGGCGATCTCGGCCTGCTCGGCATCAAGTACGATCCGGACTATGGCGGGCTCGGGCTCGACTTCTCCTATTCCATGGTCATGGCCGAGGAACTGGGCCTGTGCGCCTGCGGCGGCGTGCCGATGGCGATCGGCGTCCACACCGACATGTGCACCCCCGCGCTGAACCGCTTCGGCTCCGACCACGTCAAGAAGAACTTCCTCGCGCCCTCGATCGCCGGCGATTTCGTCGGCTGCGTGGGCATCAGCGAACCGGGCGCCGGCTCCGACGTCGCGGGCACGAAGACGGTGGCGCGCCGCGACGGCGACGACTACGTCATCTCCGGCACCAAGATGTGGATCACCAACGGCATGAAGGCCGACTGGTGCTGCCTGCTCGCCAACACCTCCGACGGCCAGCCGCACAAGAACAAGTCGCTGATCTGCGTGCCGATGGACGCCAGGGGAATCACGCGCCAGAAGATCCACAAGATCGGCATGAACTCCTCCGACACCGCGCAGCTCTTCTTCGACGAGGTGCGCGTTCCCGCGGCCAACCTGATCGGGCAGGAGGGCATGGGCTTCACCTACCAGATGCTGCAGTTCCAGGAGGAGCGGCTCTATCTGACCGCGAGTTCGATCAAGGCCTTCGACCGCCTCATCGATCTCACCATCGAATACACCTCCGAGCGCAACGCCTTCGGCAAGTCGATCCTCGACAACCAGGTGGTGCATTTCCGCCTGGCGGAACTGCGCACCGAGGTCGAGGCGCTGCGTGCGCTCGCCTGGAGCGCGGTGGAGCAGTACGTCGCCGGCAGCGACGTGACGAAACTCGCCTCCATGGCCAAGCTCAAGACCGGGCGGCTGGCGCGCGAGATCTCCGATGCCTGCCTGCAATACTGGGGCGGCATGGGCTTCACCGCCGACAATCCCATCAGCCGCGCTTACCGCGACACCCGCCTCGTCTCGATCGGCGGCGGCGCCGACGAGATCATGCTCGGCATCATCTGCAAGCTGGAAGGCACCCTGCCGGGCACGGGAAACCGCGCGCGGAAGACCGACTGA
- a CDS encoding SCP2 sterol-binding domain-containing protein → MTLDEIATEMGKRLSGSGFDRSVKIDLGSDGALMIDGETVSTDGGDADCTITMSKDDFEALAAGDLNPTAAFMQGKMKVDGDMSAAMALSQVL, encoded by the coding sequence ATGACCCTCGACGAGATTGCCACCGAAATGGGCAAGCGCCTGTCCGGCTCGGGCTTCGACCGCTCCGTGAAGATCGACCTCGGCTCCGACGGCGCCCTGATGATCGACGGCGAGACGGTGTCTACCGACGGCGGCGACGCTGACTGCACCATCACCATGAGCAAGGACGATTTCGAGGCACTCGCCGCCGGCGACCTCAACCCGACCGCCGCCTTCATGCAGGGCAAGATGAAGGTCGACGGCGACATGTCGGCAGCGATGGCGCTGAGCCAGGTGCTCTGA
- a CDS encoding NADAR family protein: MTYDRSWLEAEFRAKSRKKFVFFWGHQPAKDGSITAACFSQWWPSPFTSAGRIYPTAEHWMMAGKARLFGDEEAAEKIRAASSPKQVKEFGRQVRGFDETRWNEAKLCIVVEGNFEKFRQNPPLGEFLLSTGNAVIVEASPVDRIWGIGLAADNERATNPLQWRGENLLGFALMEVRDRLGRQ; encoded by the coding sequence ATGACCTACGATCGATCCTGGCTGGAGGCAGAGTTCCGCGCGAAAAGCCGCAAGAAGTTCGTGTTCTTCTGGGGTCATCAGCCGGCGAAGGATGGCAGCATCACAGCCGCATGCTTCAGCCAGTGGTGGCCCTCGCCCTTCACATCGGCGGGACGGATCTATCCGACCGCGGAACACTGGATGATGGCTGGAAAGGCCCGGCTGTTCGGCGACGAAGAAGCCGCCGAGAAGATCCGCGCCGCATCGAGCCCGAAACAGGTGAAGGAATTCGGCAGGCAGGTCCGGGGGTTCGACGAGACACGCTGGAACGAGGCCAAGCTTTGCATCGTGGTGGAGGGCAATTTCGAGAAGTTCCGGCAGAACCCGCCGCTCGGCGAGTTCCTGCTCTCCACCGGCAACGCGGTCATCGTGGAGGCGAGCCCCGTCGACAGGATCTGGGGGATCGGCCTCGCGGCGGACAATGAGCGTGCGACGAACCCGCTGCAATGGCGCGGAGAAAACCTGCTCGGCTTTGCGCTCATGGAAGTGCGTGACCGGCTCGGACGACAATGA
- a CDS encoding GNAT family N-acetyltransferase has translation MHVTALSPSREAIGSVTIASEQPADVVQREALLDRAMGPMRKRKSSEKLRRGRKPSEGLAFSARDPEGRLIGTVRLWDVSVGDCRAPALLLGPLAVDPALKSAGLGTALMNHAIAEARRLGHGAILLVGDAPYYARFGFSAEKTDALAMPGPYEKDRFLALELIEGWLDGTKGVLKASGRKIVRSGASRRAMAA, from the coding sequence ATGCATGTGACGGCGCTCTCCCCCTCGAGGGAGGCGATCGGCAGCGTCACGATCGCAAGCGAACAGCCCGCCGACGTCGTGCAGCGCGAGGCGCTGCTCGACCGTGCCATGGGACCGATGCGCAAGCGCAAGTCGTCGGAAAAGCTGCGGCGCGGCCGCAAGCCGTCGGAGGGCCTCGCCTTCTCGGCCAGGGACCCCGAGGGTCGTCTGATCGGCACCGTGCGGCTGTGGGACGTGAGCGTCGGCGATTGCCGCGCGCCCGCTCTGCTGCTCGGCCCGCTCGCCGTCGATCCCGCGCTGAAGTCCGCCGGGCTCGGCACGGCCCTGATGAACCACGCCATCGCCGAGGCACGCCGCCTCGGCCACGGCGCCATCCTGCTCGTCGGCGATGCGCCCTACTACGCCCGCTTCGGCTTCTCGGCTGAAAAGACCGACGCTCTCGCCATGCCCGGCCCCTACGAGAAGGACCGCTTCCTGGCGCTGGAACTGATCGAGGGTTGGCTCGACGGCACGAAGGGCGTGCTGAAGGCGTCGGGGAGGAAGATCGTCAGATCAGGCGCATCGCGCCGGGCCATGGCCGCCTAG
- the odc2 gene encoding ornithine/lysine decarboxylase, protein MATQRILDFLATRRPNGPCLVVDLDVVRDNFHAFEKALPDSRIFYAVKANPAPEVLRLLATLGSSFDTASVAEVEMALDAGATADRISFGNTIKKERDIARAFDLGIRLFAVDCVEEVEKIARVAPGARVFCRVLTDGEGAEWPLSRKFGCVPAMAVDVLRHAKALGLDPYGVSFHVGSQQCDLTAWDRALGDAKRVFATLAEEGIVLKMVNMGGGFPTRYLRDVPVAEAYGRAIFSSLKKHFGNQLPETIIEPGRGMVGNAGVIKSEVVLISKKSAEDKVRWVYLDIGKFGGLAETMDEAIRYPIVTPHDGGEVAPCVLAGPTCDSADVMYEKTPYPLPLSLTIGDEVLIEGTGAYTTTYASVAFNGFEPLRSYVI, encoded by the coding sequence ATGGCCACCCAGCGTATCCTCGACTTCCTCGCCACCCGCCGCCCGAACGGCCCCTGCCTCGTCGTCGACCTCGACGTCGTGCGCGACAATTTCCATGCCTTCGAGAAGGCGCTGCCCGACAGCCGCATCTTCTACGCGGTGAAGGCAAACCCGGCACCGGAAGTCCTGCGCCTGCTCGCGACCCTCGGCTCGTCCTTCGACACCGCGTCGGTCGCCGAAGTCGAGATGGCGCTCGATGCCGGCGCGACCGCCGACCGCATTTCCTTCGGCAACACCATCAAGAAGGAGCGCGACATCGCGCGCGCCTTCGACCTCGGCATCCGCCTCTTCGCGGTGGACTGCGTCGAAGAGGTCGAGAAGATCGCCCGCGTCGCCCCCGGCGCTCGCGTCTTCTGCCGCGTGCTCACCGACGGCGAGGGCGCCGAATGGCCGCTCAGCCGCAAGTTCGGCTGCGTGCCGGCCATGGCCGTCGACGTCCTGCGCCACGCCAAGGCGCTCGGCCTCGATCCCTACGGCGTCTCCTTCCACGTCGGCTCGCAGCAGTGCGACCTGACTGCGTGGGATCGCGCGCTGGGCGATGCCAAGCGCGTCTTCGCCACGCTCGCGGAAGAGGGAATCGTGCTCAAGATGGTCAACATGGGCGGCGGCTTCCCGACCCGCTACCTGCGCGACGTGCCGGTAGCGGAAGCCTATGGCCGGGCGATCTTCTCGTCGCTCAAGAAGCACTTCGGCAACCAGTTGCCCGAGACCATCATCGAGCCGGGCCGCGGCATGGTCGGGAATGCCGGCGTCATCAAGTCGGAGGTCGTTCTGATCTCCAAGAAGTCGGCAGAGGACAAGGTGCGCTGGGTCTATCTCGACATCGGCAAGTTCGGCGGCCTGGCCGAGACCATGGACGAGGCCATCCGCTACCCGATCGTCACCCCGCACGACGGCGGCGAGGTCGCTCCTTGCGTGCTCGCTGGTCCGACCTGCGATTCGGCCGACGTCATGTACGAAAAGACCCCGTACCCGCTGCCGCTGTCGCTCACCATCGGCGACGAGGTGCTGATCGAGGGCACCGGTGCCTACACCACCACCTACGCCTCGGTCGCCTTCAACGGCTTCGAGCCGCTCCGATCCTACGTGATCTGA
- a CDS encoding DUF2231 domain-containing protein, with product MAPLETRSTVAVGGQPIYSTFVQFPVVCFTLTLLTDIAYWRTFNLMWQNFSSWLLFAGLVFGALAVIVGIIDFAVRPAIRASRPAWLHVIGSVVVLVLALLNSLVHAGDGWTAIVPWGLTLSVITVVVMIITDWLGRSMVYRHGAGVSHHA from the coding sequence ATGGCTCCCCTCGAAACAAGAAGCACAGTCGCGGTCGGCGGACAGCCGATCTATTCGACGTTCGTGCAATTCCCCGTTGTCTGCTTCACCCTCACGCTTCTGACGGACATCGCCTACTGGCGTACGTTCAACCTGATGTGGCAGAATTTTTCCTCATGGCTGCTTTTTGCCGGCCTGGTGTTCGGCGCGCTCGCGGTGATCGTCGGCATCATCGACTTTGCCGTGCGGCCCGCGATTCGCGCCAGCCGGCCGGCCTGGCTGCACGTCATCGGCAGCGTCGTCGTCCTCGTCCTCGCCCTGCTCAACAGCCTGGTCCATGCCGGCGACGGCTGGACCGCGATCGTTCCGTGGGGCCTCACGCTTTCCGTCATAACCGTCGTCGTCATGATCATCACGGACTGGCTCGGCCGGTCGATGGTCTACCGCCACGGCGCTGGAGTGTCCCACCATGCGTAG
- a CDS encoding PQQ-dependent sugar dehydrogenase, whose amino-acid sequence MRSRSFFTRTLLASVCLAFAPASLGHAQDFDVTQQMGPDPVLPEPNPGLIAEMKIAEVIGWGEGQTPTVPEGLTVTAYATGLANPRNVHTLPNGDVLVIQSRGPSGKPVSRPKDVIRGFIMSMAHGGGGEQKESNKITLLRDTDRDGTVDETHDLLTDLASPFGVAWYDGTLYVASAEAVLAYPYELGAASITAEPKVLTPLPGGPINHHWTKDLVLSPDGKYLYASVGSNSNIVENGIEAEKGRAAIWQIDRETGASRVFASGLRNPNGLTFNPDSGELWAVINERDELGPNLVPDYMTSVKEGAFYGWPWSYFGQHVDPRVKPERPDMVEKAISPDYALSSHVAPLGMTFTYRSVLPEQYRSGAFVGEHGSWNRDSFNGYKVVYIPFENGKPSGKAQDVVTGFINGDQAHGRPVGVTIDGTGALLVADDAGNTVWRVASADGSITREPVGEDPVATSAIGSNDAAEETAPAALPAPTNQDAAAPKATEPSTDAAAPADEEMNGQEPSGNADGPRPAQTEVAPAVIPEED is encoded by the coding sequence ATGCGTAGCAGATCGTTTTTCACCCGCACCCTTCTCGCCAGCGTCTGCCTGGCATTCGCGCCGGCAAGCCTGGGCCACGCCCAGGATTTCGACGTGACGCAGCAGATGGGCCCCGATCCCGTGCTGCCCGAACCGAACCCCGGGCTGATCGCGGAGATGAAGATCGCCGAGGTGATCGGCTGGGGCGAAGGCCAGACACCGACGGTGCCCGAAGGTCTCACGGTCACCGCCTATGCCACCGGCCTGGCCAACCCGCGCAACGTGCACACCCTGCCGAACGGCGACGTTCTGGTGATCCAGTCGCGCGGCCCCTCCGGCAAACCCGTCTCGCGGCCGAAGGACGTGATTCGCGGATTCATCATGTCGATGGCGCATGGCGGCGGAGGCGAGCAGAAAGAGAGCAACAAGATCACCCTGCTGCGCGACACGGATCGCGACGGCACCGTGGACGAGACGCACGACCTCCTGACCGACCTCGCCTCGCCCTTTGGCGTCGCCTGGTACGACGGCACGCTCTATGTCGCCTCCGCCGAGGCAGTGCTCGCATACCCCTATGAACTGGGCGCCGCGAGCATCACTGCCGAACCCAAGGTGCTGACGCCGCTTCCCGGGGGCCCGATCAACCACCACTGGACCAAGGACCTGGTGCTGAGCCCGGACGGCAAGTATCTCTACGCCTCGGTCGGCTCGAACTCCAACATTGTCGAGAACGGTATCGAGGCGGAGAAGGGTCGCGCCGCGATCTGGCAGATCGACCGCGAGACCGGCGCTTCGCGTGTCTTCGCGTCGGGCCTGCGCAACCCCAACGGCCTTACCTTCAATCCCGACAGCGGCGAACTCTGGGCCGTCATCAACGAGCGGGACGAACTTGGCCCGAACCTCGTGCCCGACTACATGACATCCGTGAAGGAAGGCGCGTTCTACGGCTGGCCCTGGAGCTACTTCGGGCAGCATGTCGATCCGCGCGTGAAGCCCGAACGGCCCGACATGGTCGAGAAGGCGATATCGCCGGACTACGCGCTGTCGAGCCACGTGGCGCCGCTCGGGATGACCTTTACCTATCGATCGGTGCTGCCCGAACAGTATCGCAGCGGTGCGTTCGTCGGCGAGCACGGCAGCTGGAACCGCGACTCCTTCAACGGCTACAAGGTGGTCTACATCCCGTTCGAGAACGGCAAGCCTTCGGGCAAGGCGCAGGACGTGGTGACCGGGTTCATAAACGGCGACCAGGCGCACGGCCGGCCGGTGGGCGTGACGATCGACGGTACCGGCGCATTGCTGGTGGCGGACGACGCCGGCAACACGGTGTGGCGCGTGGCCTCCGCCGACGGCTCCATCACGCGCGAGCCGGTGGGCGAGGATCCGGTCGCCACCAGCGCGATCGGGTCGAACGATGCCGCCGAAGAGACGGCGCCGGCCGCCCTCCCCGCACCGACGAATCAGGACGCCGCCGCACCCAAGGCGACTGAACCCTCCACCGACGCAGCTGCGCCGGCCGACGAGGAGATGAACGGGCAGGAACCATCCGGCAACGCAGACGGACCGCGCCCGGCGCAGACGGAAGTCGCTCCGGCGGTGATTCCGGAGGAGGACTGA